gtgtgtgtgtggggggggggggagccaatgGAAAAGGCAAGGGTCTCAAGGCCCTCCTGAGAACAAGAAAGGCTGAGACCCCCTCCCTCAGAAGTAGGGTAAGAGGAATTTTCtttggagggaagaggaggggggtCCCTTGGGAGGGAAGCGaatgggagggaagggaaagggagggaagggaaagggagggcagggtccacccacccccacccccactatTCCccggaggagaagggaaggcaccTTTCCCATGAGGTATCTCAAACTGAACTGACACAGCCCTCCCCCCCGCTCTCACTAAGACCATCCTTTGACCACAAGCCAGCCTCGGTTATGGAACACCTTCTTATCCAATGACTACTCAACCCAATCCACAAccctgcccctccctccctgcctgcctgttGGGTTGGGCTTATGTTTTGCTCCTTTTCAGTCTCACTAAGAGACAAAGACACCCCAGTCTTTCTAGAGACTAGTCAAGGACTTCTCCCTGACCACCAtcacaccctgagtcccccactggggtgagaatgGTGAAGTATAAatgtaatataacaataataataatttgtcccTCTCCACGGATTCATGCATCTTCATCAGCCACTCTTCTTCCTTGCATCGGAATAGTAGGTTCCTTCCATAGCTGGGCACAGAGGGGGCTGGCTGCACTCACCTAACTGGGGATTCACCTTCCATGCTTCTTGCCTAATTCATCACACAGCATCCCCAGCAATGAAAACCCTGGTCCCGTTGTGATTCTTTCCCATTTCATCTCTTTCAGCCCCAATCTTTCTGGGCTCTTTGCAAGACCACAAcgtatggtttatttatttatttatttcatctcaaAACATTTCATAAATAAGTATAACCCTGATAACATTGAGAAAGCACAAGCGACTAAATAGTTtgggaccaaaaacaggcaacagcaactgcactgTCTGTAGCCCTGAACcatcctctgtgcatgaggcagggcccTGTGGACAAGCACACAGATGCGGAGTTGCTTGTTCTGCTCCACGGTCGCAACAGGTGGATAATTCTTCTAGgttgttccattttgccaggttgccttttgagcTCGGTtattcgagagggggcgttctggagcaattgtgtctatagccctggtcatctccctgtccTCGACAGGGTCACTTACCAAGGAGgcggaaaaatccccaagagctgtcaaaccatttggatccataagtctctggGGGCAGAgcattttaatgggtccaccacccctgcagtgGTAGGTAGGCGcaataagtctaaacctgatcaggtggtggtcagtccatggcaacggagtgaTGGTCAGCTTCTCCaccccgccaccttcttcccatccctggcagaagaccagaTCCagcgtgtgtccagcactgtgggtgggaccagatactaattgggacaggcccatggttgccatgactgacatgaagtcctgagccgctcctgacagagtggtcttggcatggacattgaagtcccccagcacaatgagaccactctggctagctcaggtagggagactgtagtgcagtggttctcaaccttcctaatgccgcgaccccttaatacagtttttcatattgtgctgacccccaaccataacattattttctttgctacttcataactgtaattttgctactgctttgaattgtaatgtctgatatacaggatgtattttcatccactggaccaaatttgtcacaaatacccgatacgtccaaatttgaatactggtggggttggaggaattgattttgtcatttggaaattgtagtttctgggatttatagtttacctacaatcaaagagtattcagaactccaccaacaatggaattgaaccaaacttggcacacagaactctcatgaccaacagaaaatactggaaagatttggtgggcattgaccttgagttttggagctgtagttcaccaacatccagaaagcaccgtggactcaaacaatgatggatctggagcaaacttaaCACaattacccaatacacccaaatgtgaacactggcggagtttggggaaaatagaccttgacatttgtgagttgtagttgctgggatttatagttcatctacaatcaaaggaaattctgaaccccatcaacaatagatttgggccaaacttcccacacagaatcctcatgatcaccagaaaatactgtgttttctgatggtctttggtgacccctctgacatcccctcatgaccccctcaggggtcccgacccccaggttgagaaacactgctgtagtgcAACGGGGTGGtcagtacaccaacagaatccctatcctggtCACCGATTCTCAGGCTGACACACTCAAATGTGgtagactgcgggatggggcacctggtcagggggatGGTATCCTTATAGACAATTGTGACACCCCCCTCCCTCCAGATCTTGACTGGTGCTGAACGgagtagcctggtggacaaagctgggagagattaatccccccagcctcgtccaaccaggtctccgttatacaagccaggtcaacTCTAATCTTCAAGGATTAGATCCTGAATAGTAGATGTTTTTCCATTCACTGACCTGGCATTGAATAGCACCACTCACAACCTgtagggaccgccatcctgggtactcagctagcgggatacaaataatgcTAGCGGGGTAGATgctagaggggtacaaataaagtttaataataataataataataataataataataataaccttgtcAGGAGTCCTATTTAAattgacaagagttcttccttcaATTTCTGGCCGAACTGGTAATTTAGAGTTTTCACTTATAGGTTGGATTGTTATATTTGATCTATTCCAATGTTTAGGCCAAATTAATGATCTGGGTCTCCCTTTCCCACATCCTTCCCTTCCAGTCACCACCTCAATAGGGGTCCCTATTCAATGTATCTTAAATGTTGTATGCATTTTAATCTTGGtaatttgattattttatataGTTTGGGTTATTTTATACTTATATTGTGATGTTATTCATTTACTGTTtataatttgatttgatttgtttgcttGCCAATCTTCCTATTGTAAACCACCtttgagtcccttcagagagatagggtgagataaaaataaagttgttgttgttgttatatagggGCTTTACTCTAAgcacgcattattattattattattattattattattattattattacaccccaCTGTATCTCTGACCACATAacttacaaatatacaaatacagggtgaggcagcataacttcctttgttcaaaacttaataaaactcaatgtatgaatcagaaaaaaattataatgtaggcgcatacctaaagttttgttttacatagttttgaaaatcaaattaggtaggtgacgtcccccattctccacaCAATGAGTAAACCAATtcctggcatttgtcatgactcttgccagcatagcatgCGTTATGTTGGCactttcttcctggatgttggtcttcaaatcttgtagggttcttggatggttcacataaatacagttttcaaaaaacccatagaaaaaaatcacaaggggccaaatctggagccggccactccaaatccactcgaaaagtaggcctcaatggtaAAAGCACTCTCCTCCTCAGTTCCAGCACCTGATGGAGACTGAACTGTGTccggacaaaactttatactcccagctcttgaacgagaccactagcgctccgctacgtcttcaactgactgaatggcatgcattttaaaaaaggaagttatgctgcctcaccctatatTTGCTAAGGTCACAGTCCAATAGTCAGATGTCAGGAATGCATTAACCACAGTTCATAAAATAACTACCAAGAATCCAAGAGTACAAAACCAAGTCAGAATTCCAAAGTCAAGCAAGAGAGGCAGAGATGCAAACTGAAGTCCAATTCCATAAATCAAGCCGAGTAGTCAGTCCAGAATTTGAAGTCAACGATGACTCAGGGTACAACAGAGACCAGAACAGGATTACAGGGTCTTGAGGAAGAAAAGGTCAGGTTAACCCCTTCCTAACTGGCTGCAATACAGAGAAAAAGCCTCCTGAGTCCTGAACACTCTGTCAAGCCAGACCACACAAACTGCTGCACATGACAGATAGAGAACAAGTTGGCAGCCTTCTTTTTTCTGTCCATCATCCCAATTTTTTGTCTACCTGGGACCCTTGGAAACATAAAGGCAGGTCTCCTCTAGCTGTGTGTGAGCTCTTTCGTGTCTAATGCATTTTCCCTTGAGTGGGTCATTTGATGGGTATGCAGATTCAcgctgtgactgaagctctttccacattccatgcatgtatgtggcttctcccctgtgtgggtcctttgatgggaacgcagatgtccactgcgactgaagctctttccacattctatgcatttatgtggtttctcccctgtgtgggtcctttcatGGGTACGCAGATTTGCACtcagactgaagctctttccacattgcatgcatttatgtggtttctcccctgtgtggatcgtttgatgggtacgcagactCGCACTGtgtctgaagctctttccacattccatgcatttatgtggcttctctcctgtgtggacccGTTGATGGGAACGCAGTTTCCCactctcactgaagctctttccacattccatgcattcatgtggcttctcccctgtgtgggtcatttgatgggtacgcagatgTCCGCTCtcactgaaactctttccacattccatgcatgtatgtggcttctcccctgtgtggatcctgtgatgggaacgcagatgtccactgcgactgaagctctttccacattctatgcatgtatgtggcttctcccctgtgtgggtcctttgatgggtatGCAGATTtgcactctgactgaagctctttccacattgcatgcatttatgtggtttctcccctgtgtgggttctttgatgggtaCGCAAATGTCCACTGTCACTGAAgcactttccacattccatgcagttatgcggcttctcccctgtgtgggtcctttgatggatacgcagactCCCACTATGACCGAAGCActtcccacattccatgcatttatagggcttctcccctgtgtgggttctttgatggatatGCAGACCCCCACTGTGAttgaagctttttccacattccacgcatttatagggcttctcccctgtgtgggtcctttgatgggaacgcagctTTCCACTAtccctgaagctctttccacattccatgcatttatacaGCTTCTCTTCTGTGTGAGTTCGTTTATGTGTAGTAATAGAACTTCTCCCAGTGAAATATTTCACACAGTCCATACAATTATgtcgcttctcccctgtgtgcgatTTTGACAAGGAATGGagattttccattcttttacaTTTATGATTCAAATATTATGCCAGAAGGTCTCCAGATTTCCTCTTCTCAGTCTCTCTATTGCTCTAGTTCATTTGAATAAATTACTAAGCCCCACTGTTTACAGCACAATCCTCCCTTTACTCCTTGAATACACAGGTATGTAGCttgaaatataatttctccaaGTTATTTCTTGTGAGTGCTGTGCAATTTCATTCCTGACCTAAGTCAAAGGGAAATGTTCTTCACAAGGTTCATTCAGAGGTTACCTGCCAGAGAAATGAGAGGAAAAATTTATCAGGATCAGAGCGCAGAAATACCTCATTGAACAATAAGAACAATAGCTTGGTGCTGTAGCCAATGccggagaagaagggagaaagagtggTCCTATTGAGAAGAGCCTTTGCCTGCTGAGAAGTACTTTAACACTTGCCCAACAAAGAGCAAGCCCTGCAAAGGGGAGAGTGGTCCAAGATTCTCTGCATGAGATTGTTTGCACTGCAGTGTGTTCAGAGTGTCATCCAATCTTTGCAAAGGAAGACTTCTAACAATATGGTCAGCGCTGAAACAGCTCAGGTTGCAAAGCATTTCCTGCCTAGATCCCACTTCCTCGCATCCCAACTCAGAACTTGAGTGACCACCTGTACGGATAGACAATCCCAAGTGGTCAGTCTTGTGAGAAAAATACTTCATTGTCTTGTGTAGATTTCTTCCAACAgtaatttttttttcctgatccTCTCTTTCCCGGCAGCGTGATCCCTGCTCcacatttctaaaccaaagcaCCTCCCCTTGTTAGTGCACAAGCTTCAAAATAAATCTGAAATTCTGGTAGGGACaaccctccccttttctttgcaTTAATCAATATTTGGTATTTGATCCTTGCTTTCTTTCCATTCCACTTAAGTCTAGAAGGGTGTGATTTATGTTGAGGGTGGCACACATACCTTTGGTACCAAAAGAACTTCTCCAACCAGTTGTCAGGGCAGCTCTATTAAAGAGATGGGAAAAATACCAAGGAAGATTTTATATGGAAAGGCCGCTCTGGCTTTCCctagttgagggtcaccacagaAGAGAAATCTCTATGCACAAATGGTAT
This genomic interval from Anolis sagrei isolate rAnoSag1 chromosome 2, rAnoSag1.mat, whole genome shotgun sequence contains the following:
- the LOC132766282 gene encoding zinc finger protein 135-like — encoded protein: MENLHSLSKSHTGEKRHNCMDCVKYFTGRSSITTHKRTHTEEKLYKCMECGKSFRDSGKLRSHQRTHTGEKPYKCVECGKSFNHSGGLHIHQRTHTGEKPYKCMECGKCFGHSGSLRIHQRTHTGEKPHNCMECGKCFSDSGHLRTHQRTHTGEKPHKCMQCGKSFSQSANLHTHQRTHTGEKPHTCIECGKSFSRSGHLRSHHRIHTGEKPHTCMECGKSFSESGHLRTHQMTHTGEKPHECMECGKSFSESGKLRSHQRVHTGEKPHKCMECGKSFRHSASLRTHQTIHTGEKPHKCMQCGKSFSLSANLRTHERTHTGEKPHKCIECGKSFSRSGHLRSHQRTHTGEKPHTCMECGKSFSHSVNLHTHQMTHSRENALDTKELTHS